The proteins below come from a single Mya arenaria isolate MELC-2E11 chromosome 6, ASM2691426v1 genomic window:
- the LOC128237786 gene encoding coadhesin-like, whose product MGILTGLVFLVLLFQGRYTHGFILGTNVTQGSCEDATPTCDLFDICQQNVEKAKELCRKYCNLCDVIDGSWSVWGSWGRCDVTCGNGTKSRVRSCNNPAPAHGGDDCQGAKEQTSTCVVNPCPVNGGWSGWSLWGSCSSSCGIGMQRRDRTCDNPLSSKDGNPCFGDSVDNRICTDVQCPVGWNSWSGWTSCSVTCGTGLQRRYRSCQNPMTSLINDSCSGDPTQFQTCTDKACSSAFTATGYAPYGYDSIRFPSVILNEGNDYNSATGVFTCRVPGLYIVTATIGNFFGWNVDYVACYIQLNGSNKLRLYHDPQGDDLDGYTSSSTGTFRLQVNDRISVGSCSSREFIYNSTMTSFSAVLIRPDQI is encoded by the exons ATGGGAATCTTAACTGGGCTAGTGTTTCTAGTTTTGCTTTTCCAAGGAAGGTATACACACG GATTTATACTGGGAACAAATGTTACTCAAG GATCTTGCGAAGATGCCACTCCGACATGTGACCTGTTCGACATATGTCAACAGAATGTGGAAAAAGCCAAGGAACTTTGCAGGAAGTATTGCAACCTTTGCGACGTCA TTGATGGCTCCTGGTCCGTTTGGGGATCATGGGGTCGGTGTGACGTCACGTGTGGTAACGGAACGAAGTCACGTGTAAGATCATGTAATAACCCTGCCCCAGCACATGGGGGAGACGATTGCCAAGGCGCCAAAGAACAAACAAGCACCTGTGTGGTAAATCCGTGTCCAG tCAACGGAGGATGGAGTGGATGGTCTTTATGGGGCTCCTGTAGCTCTTCTTGTGGAATAGGAATGCAACGGCGAGACCGCACCTGTGACAACCCTTTGTCATCTAAGGACGGCAACCCATGCTTCGGAGATAGTGTTGACAACCGCATATGTACAGATGTTCAGTGTCCAG TTGGTTGGAACTCTTGGTCGGGTTGGACTTCATGTAGCGTTACGTGTGGAACAGGTCTGCAGAGAAGGTACAGGTCATGCCAGAATCCGATGACTTCCCTAATTAACGACAGCTGTTCTGGAGACCCAACTCAGTTTCAAACATGCACGGACAAAGCAT GCTCATCAGCGTTTACGGCGACCGGATATGCACCTTACGGATATGACTCGATCCGATTTCCTTCCGTGATCCTGAATGAAGGCAACGACTACAACAGCGCTACAGGCGTGTTCACCTGCCGTGTACCAGGATTGTACATAGTCACTGCCACCATTGGGAATTTTTTTGGATGGAATGTGGATTATGTAGCATGCTACATACAACTGAACGGGAGCAATAAGTTACGCCTCTACCATGATCCGCAAGGTGATGACCTTGATGGTTATACATCCTCCTCCACAGGAACATTTCGTCTGCAAGTAAACGATCGGATCAGCGTTGGTAGCTGTTCATCCAGagagtttatttataattcaacaaTGACTTCATTTTCTGCGGTGCTTATTCgtcctgaccagatataa